Within the Silurus meridionalis isolate SWU-2019-XX chromosome 2, ASM1480568v1, whole genome shotgun sequence genome, the region AATAGACCGAATAGACCAAATATTAGAATGCATTAGCAGAGAATAACTGCCTATGTACAGCCAAAAGTGCAGCAGAAGGTATATCCAAGTATCTTAGTATACCTGGCCACCACATTCTTTGTTTCTCACATTTAtctaataattacataaattagCTTAACAGCATAGCTAATTTAAGcatgaacaaatatttaattccATGATTAATTCAAATCATATACCTGTAATTTCACAATTACACTCTAGCTCAAACATACAGAGTTCTTTGCATATTCTAAGTGCACGTTTAACTTCCCACACAAACTTTTCAGCATTAGaatgaaaaaggaagaaaagcatTTGAAGTTTCATGCTTGATTTATTCcaaataaacactgaaaaaggcaaaaacaagtAATATTAGTGACTCAATGTGACTTGATTGTGTACTGGACCACATTCACTATAACACATGTTGAATTTTAACACATGCTTTGTGAATTTTAATTAACATGACTAAATGGTGACCTCTCTAAGTttttttactcctactgacatGCTCTCATGCCTAAGTGTTACTAACTAACTTTtagtcttttatattttatcatgcCTACTTCGATCACAGGCTATTTGTAGGTACTATGTGATAGTCAGGGCTACAGCAGGTAGCAGAGATTTCGCTTCCAAAGCCATGTTTTCTTTCTTAGTGTTTTAAGCAGCAGATCAGGAAAGTTTACAGGCATAGTGTGTTTTGGTGAACAAGGATATTTAAATGCTGTCATCACAAACCACCCCTACACCCCTTCAGCCACACATGACACTCGTGAGATACCAGTGAACCTGACCTCTCCTGCTTTCCGGACCTGCCTGATCCATTCTGATACTACTGATTGGAGCTCTCATTACTTCAAATCACTGCTATAGGTGGCGCCACATAAACAGCTTAATGATAACTAAGATTGCTGTGAATGGCACCACTGAGAAATCATGACAATTCCTTTGGACTATAATTGAATACAGTTTTACTATAAAGGTTTAGGACTTGCTATGAACTCAATTCTTTAGTACTAGTTTTGTACTCAATTCTCAGTGAACACCTGACAACTTTAACAAACCACACTTTGAGTGAAAACTCTACTGAATTTCCTGGTTATAAAACTGCACTTTTTAATCATTCATAGTAtccggtgtcacccagatgagttTAGCTTCCCTTTAGAATCTGGTTCCtttcatggtttcttcctcatattgtatttaatagattttttattcttGTCACCTGCTTGCTAATTATGACATAAGAGATAATATTTATATCATAAATTGATGACATCTGTTGTGGCATGAAGATTTCATCTCAACCATGATGCTTTTGCTGCTGATTAGTTTTGTTGctttattgtataaaataacAGTATATGATGAAAATCCTGTCAATAtctcctgtaaaaaaaaattttatatatatatatatatatatatatatatatatatatatatatatatatatatatatatatatatatatatatatatatgcaacattTCCCTGATCAACAAAGAATGCACATTTCCATTCCCtacatttcaaaacacaaacatacaaaactcCCCAAATTGACTAATTCAGTTTAGGGTTGTGCCATTTTGGTACAATGCACACACCTTTTTCacctacaaaacaaaaaaaaactgacctAAAATGCAAATACTGCACCTTGTCCCGTCAGTTGCATTGACAGCTTCTGTCTTTTGACATTCTAAAGAAACTGTATTGCAAGTTATATTTTCCCAGCATTTAAACAATGCAGATGCAAGCAACACATTACACAGCTCATTACCATCCTAATCAGGCATGAATTTTTGGAATGGTCTATATTAAAAGACAACTTACAGTCAACACCACTGCGGTGATCTGAAATACCATCTGTCGCAACAATAGCACTTAGAACAACTAACAAAATCTATGCGGCTTTGTTCTGAAACCTGCTCCCAGAGGACTACAGTGGACTTCTGCTTTGAAAATACACCGTCATGGTAGGTCTAGTACTAGTACTAGTAAAAAGAAAACCAGTGAAGGTCTCACTGTCCCTGATGTGTTTTAAGACTAAAAGCACTGTGAACTAAATTATCTAACCTGAAGAGAGTTCCTGACAAAACCTGTAATAAATAAGGAAGCATTTCATGaagttaataaaatattcaagCAAATATACACAAAGGGCTGtcatttttacaaaacattaaGCAAGCTCTCTCCTCTGATGCATGACGTATTTTAATGATCATTTCAATCACTTGGAAATATCGGTCTTCcataaataattttgtaaatcAAGTATTTCATTGATGCATAATAAAGATAAAGGAACCAGTAGCCCCAAGCTCATACAATCCAGTGTGTAGAGTCTGATAatataaaagattaaaaaattattttagccGCCTGTGTGAAACATTCAATTCCTTCAGTTCAACAATTCCTTCTCAGATTCCTGACAATAATTCTCATTTCTTAGGACAGTGGGTTAAATGCAATTTGTTCACGTCCGGGAAAAGATTTGATCCAAAATTCAATCTGTTCAATCAATAAGTTTATGCTTACCCTTAGGCATAACTTATTTTCATTTTAGTTGCTCTTATTCCTGCTAGGCATCAAACCACTAGCTATTTAACAGTGATCTGCAAAGACATCAGAGAACAGAAGGACcacaaaatgtcattttacGCTAACGACTATTCTCTCTCCAACCCTTCAAATGAATGCAAGACATTAAATCAACCATGAAGAAGTTTCTTTGGAGTGCCACAATATAAAATCAGTCTCTTAAGGAGCAAATTGTTTCCAATTAACCCAATCATGAACATTCACTTCCCTTCCCTTCCCAAGGTCTCAGAGAATTTCAAAATAACCAGTAGTCTACATTGCCACATCTACCATATTTTCcgaactataagccgctacttttttcccacgctttgaaccccgcggcttaaacagcgaagtggctaatttatggattcttcctggatttttcccggtttcacaagcttcaagccaaaaaactgagccccataacactagaccaatgaaattgccgaacgggttcaggtgaaccaatgaaaaactttatattaaatcgcgctcccactgaatcgggccgcaccacatcataaatatggatgaggttcctctgacatttgacctgccgctcactcggactgtctacaggaaatgcgaattattcgtcacgctgaaaacaaccgggcatgaaaaaaacgcacttcacctgtgttctgagctgcacggcatcgggagaaaactTTAAACGCaagacgatgccaaaagaaaaactcccgagagaaatagttgtgaaaggaaggaggaagacagtgaacaatgactttcttggtcggctactgtttagatacaagccgttgtaacacgttgagtctgggtcatgggagagctcactaactccagttgcaacagaaatcatataagcacagacaggtttctaaaactcttccttttttttttcttggcaacagcgttacgggttagtcaaagaaacttaagcatcagaaaataataaggacatattcctcggtcttgcacacatgcagtaataccagaaaaatgcggcggcaggttattcccaaaatgccgctctgctcttaaaggagccacaacatatttcacccgttacaccgtgtaacagacactgtctttctttaaagactgtgtaaagttcattagtttcaatgtagtcATGGGcttgcagcttatagacaggcttattaatgttcaaaataaaaatctttgtaaaattcagtgggtgcttatatttgggtgcactttatagtccggaaattacggtatatccaaacattttagaaaaaatttgaaatatgacCATGCACTCCATTTTACTCAATCCATTTTACTCACTCCATTTTACCTGCATGATGAAGTAactgttaaaattaatataaaggcTAATCgtctatttcattttaaatacaccATCCAAATACTTTATAgccactgatcagccataacattatgaccacctgcctactATTGTGTTGGTCACCCTTTTTCTTCCGAAACAGTCGTGACCCTTCAAGCATTCACAGCATTGACCTCTTCAGCAATTTCATCTACAGCAGCTCGTctacggaccagccttcgctccccacgtgcatcaatgagccttggctgtCCAtcaccctgtcgccagttcaccactgttccttccttggagctcTTTTaaaagatactgaccactgcagaccagaaaaaccccacaagagctgcagttttggagaagctCTGACTGAAGTCATTTATCCCTCAGTTTTGCCCTCGTCAAAGTCGCTCAAATCCCTACGcttacccatttttcctgcttctacctcgtcaactttgaggacaaataCTTTACTTGCTGCAAGATATATtcaacccactaacaggtggcATGATGAATATAGATAATCAgagttatttacttcacctgtcataatgttgtaatgtgataatgcctggtcagtgtataagTTCTTTATGTTTAACTTAATTTATCTTGACAAAAAATcctctgttataaaaaaaaagttattttcagagaacTAATGGGGAGGTGGTAAAAGCACTGGCTTTCTGGtcagaaggttggggttcaagcGCCAGTATCAACAAGCTGCCACCCCAAAATATTCTTTCACCATTGCAACTGTCAGGGTATTTAAAATAGGCCTGTGATGCAACCAGGGATTTCACAgtagaggtaaaaaaaaaaaaaggaaaaatgtatacGTATTATGGCTgtccctgcactctgaccccagcttcctaacatctctgGAATATGCgaggaaagaatttcactgtgcggTAAAGTACATGCGACAAATATAAAGCACCCCTTTCTTTAAACCACACAAAGGTATGGATTTGCAACGCTTTCAACTTCATTACTGGGCATGCATTATTCAAGCTTTTTCCATTCAGTCTGAATGGTCACACATTGAAAATAGATTTTACAGCTTATAATGTCCtgttaaaatgtactaaaattCTAATAACAACACATGATTTCATCTAAAAAAATGTTAGCATATAACTTGTTATTACTTAATTGGAAACGAAAATCATTCTCCTACCCACtcagtattgtgtagtgtaaaaTGTAGTTGGTTGTTAATTCATGTTACAAAAATGgataaacacagacacagagttAAGTCCATAATGtacattttcaattaaatatatGGGTATTCACAGTATTCGTGGTCTGTAAAAATAACAGgataaaacacaaaatgctGTGGCTTGGTGCACTACACTATGTTTGTAACTTTCACGCAGCCACTGAGCCAGTGCTGTTAGTATGCATTCAAGCCGTTTCCAGACACGACTTACAGCAGGAGGTGGAAATACACCATTCTTTGTTATCTCTCACGTTACATGAAATGGATATCATTTACTCATATCCTGCTTAATGACACACAAACCATTCATGAACCCTTTTACCTGTGAAACTGCTGGAAAAGATTCATGGGTATGAAGCTGAGAATGGTGTACTTGGTGGTCCGAATGCTGTTGCTTTGATAGCCTTTAGAGATGCTCTGGTATTCTGCTCGGAGTGGACCATATCGTGCCACCACCGTTCTTCGTTTTCCGGGCAGTCTGCGTCCCGAGTGGTCCTTAGTATCAAAATCAGCTTTTGAGCTTGGTGCTTCATTGGCAGAGGACCAGCCTTGCGTTAAATCTGTGGAGGCCAACTGTTGCCATCTTTGCCGAAACCAATGCATGCCCTCCATTAGTGGATCAGGAGGTTCAAAAAGACTCCTGTTTTCTACTCAGCCTTTCCAACTTCcctgcacacacaaataaacagggAACTAAACCACAGGAATCGGCTTTATGTATTACAATAAGAGGTCTGCTAAACGATATCTTCACAGCAATCAGGCCAAAATATGTTATAGTTTTCAGCTCAAAATTAAACTCGTCTTCATCATgaaaattcaaatgtttaatagGTGTTAAAGGTTTTCAATAAGTGCTCTGGTAGTAGATGGTTGACTATGTAGGAAAGAATTAATAAGATTCGCGGGGGTTGGGGGGggaagtggggaaaaaagcacCTACTGAAACAAGTATGACCTTTTAAATTATGCAGTGGttctctaaaataaataaataaataaatgactgtgATACGTCCATGGAGGATTGCTATTGAGCTTTAAAAACCTACAGCTGCATTCTGGTCATGATCATCTCAAACACCCAGTACAATGCAATAAGCCTCACAAAAAAAAGTAGGATTTGTTATTTCATTTCCGGTTTCTCCGACGTTCTGACAGGCTGAACtgattttgcaattaaaaaaaattcatttcagGTTTGAGACATGAGTACTGGTTAAGTATCAGGACTGGTTTATGACTTTATATCTCTGTTTGGAAGTGATGCGCTTGGAGGAACATAATGACAAAGACTTTCCCACTCAGGTCTGTAAGTTCCCCGGCTAAGGGGGACAAAAGCTCATGTTAATCGGGTTCCATGAGTTGCTTCTCCTCATGGGTTTATAAAATAACACGCAGGAGAAATCACGAGATCTTTGTCCGACACGAAACACGCCTTTGATTGAAATCGCTCCGACTTCCTATTAGGTCTGGAGAAGGCCCGCTATATGAACTGATAGTAAtgaaaaatacagcaaaaaatcAATACGCCTATACCTATTTGTATGCAACATGGGCACACGTCTGTGTACTTAAATAACATCATCTGTATGATCGTTTATACCCAGAGTCTCTTCCAACTATTTTACTATTAAATACTTCTCCCCCTCCGGCTCCTCTGAAGCTCAGGGTTTGGTCAGACCTGGTTTGTTAGCTAGCCTGCTAACCAACTTACCGCATCCAGCTGTAATAAAACTTACCCGCTCAGCTCATCGGCTCTTCTGCACGACCCCACGGGCTTCATCAAGTCGGCGTGTTGAGGGGATGAAGTGAGGCGGGCTGAGCGGTTTCCTTTTCCCGGTTGTTATGTATTAGATTATCGGCGTTAGTTACATTTTCGACACCAAGCGGCTTTTACAGCAGGGACTTGCGCGGATCTCGTTGTGCCTTTTGCGCATCATTGGTAAACCTTCTGGTGCATTTGCATGTGTGGGAAGTTCCGATTTTCCACTAAAATCCTTTTAGACACGAGGAGCGCATTTCTAAATCAACAAAATACACTGCTGGTGTAGGTTCCCCTTTTTCTACTTCCATCATGCAAGGGGAGGTTGCATgaacacactttctttctttctttctctctctctctctctctctctctctcaagtttCATATATTGTCTTTATCTCATCGGtaaacttatacacacacaattcagaAGTGCTATAAAACTCGAATAaatgttcctctcaaggttcttcGTGCCTCTGCTTCTCTCATTGAGGATGAACCTGTAAATTTTAACTTTAGAACCTCTTTAACTGTGTTAAACTGCTTTAGGAGCATGTCCATTTTGAATAGTGTGATACAAACAAAACTGCATTTAGCTTTGAAATCTGAAATTAGTCTACACGTGGTCTTATTTAGTTCataatcgcgattaatcgcacGATTGCCATGAGTTATTCACCTTAATCGGACATATTGATCTGTTCtagtaccttaaatgaatacttttcaggtttttaatactctaattaacatAGCCATAGACAAATATGGAGGCTTtgtgcaaatgcatgtttattattagtgaaactaaactcaacatagagcataaagccaaaatattcttgtaaatgtaaatgtaaattagtaaATCTTCAGGACACTAATTGGAAAACACTAACGGTTTTAATGACCGAATGTGTCCATCATGGGTAATTGTGGTGCtttatttgagacttggcgcatcaaagtgaataaaatcctttagtgattaaaaaatatttttcagtggtgtttttaaaaatatagaaaagagtaaagtaaaagtaaaggacattgtgaataaatatgtgttgCATTAAAGGTTGTAATTCAgcttctttttatatttagttatttatattttcaataaaatggtcaaacagaaatgtgtccTGCATTAATCatctgttaataaaattagtacCATTAGGGAAATAGTTTCCTTCAAATATTGGGTCAGAAGTTGGGGTcagacatatatataaatagaggttaagagccttgctcaagggtcccaAGAGTaacagcttggcgatactggggcttgaatccCAGACCCTCCGATtggtaacccagagccttaaccactgacctactAACTTCCCACCTAATAATAAATGCTTGTCATACTAGAGTAGTACCTATCAGTGGGTGGAATATCTGAAACAGCAAATGGATGGCAGAGTTCTGGAAATTGATGTGTTGGAAACAGTAAATGACAATAGGGACTTTATTAGAAGTAAGATTATAAATGCTAGGTGACTAGGATCATAAATAACATCTCTGTAACTACAGAAGTGGGGTGTTAAAGCTGAAAAACTGCTAAAATAGTTCATGCTGGCTCTGATAGAGTGTAGCTGTTGAGTAGCTTTTGGCCGATCAGAGTGCCGATGCTGACTCATGTCCACAATTAAGAATGCTTACAATGGTCATGCAGGCATCAGAAATGGACCATAGAAAAGTTGAAGAAGGTGTCCTGAGCtgataaattacattttcttttacattacaAGGATGgctaaaagtgtgtgtattgCTTATGGACAACCTTGAGCCCTGGCACTCATgtggatgttactttgacaAAGTAGGAATGACCTACCTGAATAATGTTGCAGACCAAGTAACACCCATTTATGGCAATGGTATTCCCTGAACtagaatctttgggatgtgctggacaaacaggTAGTATCTATTGAAGTCCCACTGTAGAACTTACCAGACTTAAAAAGGATTTGCAAATATCTTCTTCACAGGTTTTGTGGAGTTCAAGCCTTGACAGGTCAAAGCTGTTTTGGAGTCTCAAAGGGATCTACAAATGATTAGGCaggtagacttttttttatggttgAACAGTGTGTATTGTTATAACATGATATATGTCTGTACTTTCATGTTGATGTAGTACAAGTGCAACATAGCACTGGATATATTAGGTTACATCTACCACACTGATTAACACCTGTGTACTACAGCTACTTTATTACTGCTGCACATCAACATAAACTGTGGTTTCTCACATCTGTGTATGAATAATATGAATCTGATATTTTAATGAGAGAAAGTTAATGTgcaatacattttctaaatgttAAGTGCAACGAGGATGGAATAAGTTGCTGCTtggaaaatacagaaataactTATCATATCATTCCTGTACATTACACTTGCGTATGGCGAGCATAGCTGCAACTGTGAAAGCTGAAAATGCACAGTATTTTTCACAGAactctgtatatttatttaagaagaaacaaatgaaacatcTGGGATAAGTCTTGCACATTGTTATTTTGCTTTCTGCCATTCACAGATTACCATTAGTCACCAACATTCAGGGCTTATTgagtacaaagaaaaacaagcaagagaaaaagaacagaaaactgtTTGAAATCAGCTCAAGAAAGCTTCAaaccatataaaatataaaaaaaatataaatggtttAAATAGAGCAATTGGTGCTATAAAGTGTTCACGCTGATCATTCAATAGCCAAAAGcagttatttattcatattagtGAATGGGGGGAACGTGGCAGCTCAATGGTTAAGTCGAtaggaaggtcaggggttccaggaccaccaagctgccattgttgggcccATAATTGTTTCTGGTTGCTGTATAATCTCTGACCTccaacttcctaacaagctgagatgtgcaaagaaagaattccactgtgctataatgtaaatgtatcaaatctatctatctatctatctatctatctatctatctatctatctatctatctatctatctatctatctatctgtatgtatgtctgtatgtcttTTCTGCTTAAAGACTTTTAGAAAGCATTTGAACGTGTGCTGTGATtaagttaaaaacaaacacatccaGGTAGGAGGTTAAAACGACAGGGATGATGAATCAAATCCAATGCCAGTAACAATGTGTTCATTACACAAGGACAAGATCCCTGACAGTTTGATCTCAGAGATTTCCTGGAAGACTTTTAGCTTGAAAATTTCCTTCCGGGTTTAattggttttttgtttttgtcttgtaaaATATACCTTCAGTTCGCGCGAAATTACCcttaattgcaaaaaaaaaaagaaaaaaaaaagcaacactaAACCTTGATCGCTGACTTTGGATGATGTTGGTTAAACAAAGCTACGTCTACACTATGGTTATCATTTGAGAACTAATGCATTAAATGGATCTAATCCACTAAACACGTCAAATGACTCCTAACTTATAGTCGCCAGGTCCGTTTAAAACACGCTCCCCCTTTATCGACCTTTTCTTAAAGCATCACTATTTGTCCCTgagttgtgtttttatttttaaatcattgtgttaataatgtaaaagtaaacaatctttatatgtgatttttatttgacaTCATGTACTCAAAACAGACAGATTATACACTAAAACTAAAGCGCAAAAATTATGGTTCTGGCAACACAGCTTTAGCTGCATCAGCCATGTGATATGCGTCTCAGCTGAGGCAGGAAAGCGGAAGTCGAAGCCGCCATGCTGAAACTGCTCGATAAAATATCGCCAACAGAGTGTCCTAAAGTAGGTAACAGGACATTGAGATGTGTATCGGTTTATAACAAAGTCAGCTTTGCATAATGGTGTGGAAATTAATTGCTGCATGCAGTGCGTTTAATGGGGAAAGGAAACGTTTTATATGGAGAACGAGTTCACACTAGTATACAGCATCAATCCAGATGTACAACAGGCGCAGAGACAAAATATTTCTTCAGCCGTGGGAATTATGAGTTGGAGGGATCTTTGATTTTTGCAACAGATATATGTTCCAAGATAAATTCGACTAAAAACAATGtattgcaaataataataatacatttttattttattttattattattattattattattattattattattattattattattgcatatcATGATTTAACTTCTCATCATTGCTGCTTGTTCAGCTCCTGCACAGGGTGGTGGATGGGCTCTGTGGTCGAAATCAGCCCAAGCGCCTGGAGTATGGTGAAACATGGAGTCTTCTGGAGTGGGGTGAACTGATCAGCTCCCTAACCTACTTCTTTCGAGTCGCAGTTGGGAGGAAATGCTCAGACCAGGAGGTTAAGTATCTAAAATTTCAATTGTACTCGGACCCCTGTCTAATCATTCCTACATGTGCTTGGGCCTCTTTTTGCATCTGTAATTGCCTCCACTCTTGTGGCAAGACTTTCTATTAGACATTTTGCTTTTAAACCACAAGAGCATCCCATTTCAGTTGATCCCAAACCAGTTTATTGACCAGTTTATTGAGACTTGACTTTTTTTCGGGTTCTTGGGAAACCAAGCCGAGGTTTATGGACCACTTTATATTATAGTGCACAGGAAAATTGTTGTGCTGGAACAGATGGGCTTGATCCCTTGTTCCTCTGAACCAAAATgataatgctacagcatacaaagacattctatatagTTGTGTGTCTTTAATTTCATGGCAACAGCTTGAAAGcctcacataaaaaaaaaaaatcttttgacaTAGTGTGTCAATTCATATTTGATAGGTTTGTATTATTGAGAATATCTACAACTAATCTTCGTTTAATTAGGACGTAAACCATGTGATGTAAGAATCGCAAACAATTCATATAAACTGTTGCGCTCACGCAGTATCTCatgcattttttccccatgttGCATTTGTGTAGATAAAGGAATTGTTGGGTGATTTGGAATCTGCACATTCAGGGGCtgttctgcagtgtgtgcatgCCAGGCAGGAGGAGATCAGGCAAGCTCTGGTGGACAGAACCTACAGAATCTGCAGTACGCAACTCGACGACTTCAACTGGCAGCTAAAAGTACGCAACAGTGTAAAGTTGTCCTGTCTAGGGATCACTAAGTTAATAATGACTATTGTATCAGGAATGATTTTTACCAGGAAGGCTGGATTAAGGTCAGATCAATCTGAATCCCTGATCCACTGACCTATTTTCTGACATGGAGCATGTAATGTTAAAAGACATGACACAGATGTTGTTCATGTACATAGGACACAAAAAGAACACTGTTCTTGTGCCTCTGATGTTTTGCATAAAATTGCATTCGACTCACAGTTGATGACCGAATTTAATAGTG harbors:
- the commd8 gene encoding COMM domain-containing protein 8 isoform X2 yields the protein MTLYLCLEVMRLEEHNDKDFPTQLLHRVVDGLCGRNQPKRLEYGETWSLLEWGELISSLTYFFRVAVGRKCSDQEIKELLGDLESAHSGAVLQCVHARQEEIRQALVDRTYRICSTQLDDFNWQLKLALSSDKLSSLNTPLLNLSLDLTEDGIQKAVNIEMNKEELNTLITTLEAANKVVLQMK
- the commd8 gene encoding COMM domain-containing protein 8 isoform X1, which produces MGKGNVLYGERVHTSIQHQSRCTTGAETKYFFSRGNYELEGSLIFATDICSKINSTKNNLLHRVVDGLCGRNQPKRLEYGETWSLLEWGELISSLTYFFRVAVGRKCSDQEIKELLGDLESAHSGAVLQCVHARQEEIRQALVDRTYRICSTQLDDFNWQLKLALSSDKLSSLNTPLLNLSLDLTEDGIQKAVNIEMNKEELNTLITTLEAANKVVLQMK
- the commd8 gene encoding COMM domain-containing protein 8 isoform X3 → MLKLLDKISPTECPKLLHRVVDGLCGRNQPKRLEYGETWSLLEWGELISSLTYFFRVAVGRKCSDQEIKELLGDLESAHSGAVLQCVHARQEEIRQALVDRTYRICSTQLDDFNWQLKLALSSDKLSSLNTPLLNLSLDLTEDGIQKAVNIEMNKEELNTLITTLEAANKVVLQMK